Proteins encoded within one genomic window of Haematobia irritans isolate KBUSLIRL chromosome 5, ASM5000362v1, whole genome shotgun sequence:
- the LOC142238895 gene encoding uncharacterized protein LOC142238895 isoform X2 yields the protein MLQLLFWNCCRILWKPLRSHHHHHHHIDYNKLGQKYRRTRLPQQQLMIWVFILFLLSQHQGSYCRPTSLLGNHRAQRRFMWKQMDNAVDGIVGRMVSGARAMKGMIGEFSPHNAKQGYGGNALDYLPTEMTRVKYIIRNPHTKETKVITMRPSKKVVKLMTMAPKSPMSEKPKTKYMLEGGKLRQLEKEQELIAEGKIPTKHEDRPPKAMQMDSYSAAKGKTRDYSTSEYDIVKGTGGLGGNDFGENWKPVYKDPDALSARPSISPLHTSIVEAEDEEEEEGGGEGEEEEKSNDRRKPHMYEVNEYTAEESVMQPLTHEYHSYKIAPLSAFTLKGVSHQHLSESKNEVAHKNLEKISEKGFSTEYRTQKGFVPSRSSYRSSMETTTAASVTTTSEATTTTTEEPNYPASFLKRYREKQKLRSRPKEIELDNSWLPSNASTFSSGSSKPAIYHQTLSSPRTKSQKWPPDVEDTLNPESSQEVAIAAESPNSHLQDYDPHTKTFHNSSTQARKNVRTKNYTDTTDIASSSNASNTNSHKEYNRHRISRHRGSIRFGDKLEV from the exons ATGCTGCAATTGTTGTTCTGGAATTGTTGT CGTATCTTGTGGAAACCCCTTAGAAgccatcaccaccaccatcaccacaTAGACtataacaaattgggccaaaaatacCGAAGGACCAGGCTGCCACAGCAACAGTTAATGATATGGGTCTTTATCCTATTTCTGCTGAGTCAACACCAAGGCAGCTATTGTCGACCAACATCATTGTTGGGGAATCACAG GGCTCAACGACGCTTCATGTGGAAACAAATGGACAATGCCGTGGATGGCATTGTTGGCCGTATGGTTTCCGGGGCTCGGGCAATGAAGGGCATGATAGGTGAATTTTCACCACATAATGCTAAACAAGGATATGGTGGCAATGCTCTGGACTATTTGCCCACAGAAATGACCCGTGTTAAGTACATCATACGCAACCCACACACCAAGGAGACCAAAGTAATTACGATGCGTCCATCCAAAAAGGTTGTCAAACTAATGACCATGGCACCGAAATCGCCTATGAGTGAGAAACCAAAGACCAAATACATGTTGGAGGGTGGAAAACTACGGCAATTGGAAAAAGAACAAGAACTAATAGCTGAGGGTAAAATACCAACAAAACATGAAGACCGTCCTCCTAAGGCTATGCAAATGGACTCCTATTCCGCCGCCAAGGGCAAAACACGAGATTACTCAACCAGCGAATACGATATTGTAAAGGGCACTGGTGGATTGGGTGGAAATGACTTTGGTGAAAATTGGAAACCGGTTTATAAAGACCCAGATGCACTCAGCGCTAGGCCATCGATAAGTCCTCTACATACCAGTATTGTGG AAGCCGAagacgaagaagaagaagaaggtgGCGGAGAAGGTGAAGAGGAAGAGAAGAGTAACGATCGAAGAAAACCGCATATGTATGAAGTCAACGAGTATACAGCCGAAGAGTCGGTAATGCAACCCTTAACCCATGAATATCACAGCTATAAGATTGCTCCTCTCTCTGCTTTTACTTTGAAAGGGGTTTCTCATCAGCATCTATCTGAATCTAAAAATGAGGTTGCCCacaaaaatcttgagaaaatttcagaaaaaggtTTCAGCACCGAGTATAGAACTCAAAAAGGTTTCGTACCATCACGTTCCAGTTACAGATCGTCAATGGAGACCACAACAGCTGCTTCGGTGACAACCACCTCGGAAGCAACGACGACTACAACAGAAGAACCAAACTATCctgcaagtttcctcaaaagatATCGAGAAAAACAAAAGTTGCGTAGTAGACCAAAAGAAATTGAATTGGATAACTCATGGCTACCATCAAATGCGTCTACGTTTTCTAGTGGAAGCTCCAAACCGGCGATTTATCATCAAACTTTGTCTTCTCCCAGAACAAAATCTCAAAAATGGCCTCCGGATGTTGAGGACACCCTTAATCCAGAGTCTTCTCAAGAGGTGGCCATCGCCGCGGAGTCACCCAACTCGCACCTTCAAGACTACGATCCCCACACCAAAACATTCCATAATTCCTCCACACAAGCACGTAAGAATGTGCGCACCAAAAACTATACGGACACGACGGATATAGCTTCCTCCTCCAATGCCTCCAACACGAACAGCCACAAGGAATACAATAGGCATCGCATTAGCCGTCACCGCGGATCTATTAGGTTTGGTGACAAACTGGAAGTTTAG
- the LOC142238895 gene encoding uncharacterized protein LOC142238895 isoform X1: protein MLQLLFWNCCRILWKPLRSHHHHHHHIDYNKLGQKYRRTRLPQQQLMIWVFILFLLSQHQGSYCRPTSLLGNHRAQRRFMWKQMDNAVDGIVGRMVSGARAMKGMIGEFSPHNAKQGYGGNALDYLPTEMTRVKYIIRNPHTKETKVITMRPSKKVVKLMTMAPKSPMSEKPKTKYMLEGGKLRQLEKEQELIAEGKIPTKHEDRPPKAMQMDSYSAAKGKTRDYSTSEYDIVKGTGGLGGNDFGENWKPVYKDPDALSARPSISPLHTSIVGEFLPMPQKQVYKPLYDSKEAEDEEEEEGGGEGEEEEKSNDRRKPHMYEVNEYTAEESVMQPLTHEYHSYKIAPLSAFTLKGVSHQHLSESKNEVAHKNLEKISEKGFSTEYRTQKGFVPSRSSYRSSMETTTAASVTTTSEATTTTTEEPNYPASFLKRYREKQKLRSRPKEIELDNSWLPSNASTFSSGSSKPAIYHQTLSSPRTKSQKWPPDVEDTLNPESSQEVAIAAESPNSHLQDYDPHTKTFHNSSTQARKNVRTKNYTDTTDIASSSNASNTNSHKEYNRHRISRHRGSIRFGDKLEV, encoded by the exons ATGCTGCAATTGTTGTTCTGGAATTGTTGT CGTATCTTGTGGAAACCCCTTAGAAgccatcaccaccaccatcaccacaTAGACtataacaaattgggccaaaaatacCGAAGGACCAGGCTGCCACAGCAACAGTTAATGATATGGGTCTTTATCCTATTTCTGCTGAGTCAACACCAAGGCAGCTATTGTCGACCAACATCATTGTTGGGGAATCACAG GGCTCAACGACGCTTCATGTGGAAACAAATGGACAATGCCGTGGATGGCATTGTTGGCCGTATGGTTTCCGGGGCTCGGGCAATGAAGGGCATGATAGGTGAATTTTCACCACATAATGCTAAACAAGGATATGGTGGCAATGCTCTGGACTATTTGCCCACAGAAATGACCCGTGTTAAGTACATCATACGCAACCCACACACCAAGGAGACCAAAGTAATTACGATGCGTCCATCCAAAAAGGTTGTCAAACTAATGACCATGGCACCGAAATCGCCTATGAGTGAGAAACCAAAGACCAAATACATGTTGGAGGGTGGAAAACTACGGCAATTGGAAAAAGAACAAGAACTAATAGCTGAGGGTAAAATACCAACAAAACATGAAGACCGTCCTCCTAAGGCTATGCAAATGGACTCCTATTCCGCCGCCAAGGGCAAAACACGAGATTACTCAACCAGCGAATACGATATTGTAAAGGGCACTGGTGGATTGGGTGGAAATGACTTTGGTGAAAATTGGAAACCGGTTTATAAAGACCCAGATGCACTCAGCGCTAGGCCATCGATAAGTCCTCTACATACCAGTATTGTGGGTGAGTTTTTGCCAATGCCACAGAAACAAGTCTATAAACCTTTGTATGACTCCAAAGAAGCCGAagacgaagaagaagaagaaggtgGCGGAGAAGGTGAAGAGGAAGAGAAGAGTAACGATCGAAGAAAACCGCATATGTATGAAGTCAACGAGTATACAGCCGAAGAGTCGGTAATGCAACCCTTAACCCATGAATATCACAGCTATAAGATTGCTCCTCTCTCTGCTTTTACTTTGAAAGGGGTTTCTCATCAGCATCTATCTGAATCTAAAAATGAGGTTGCCCacaaaaatcttgagaaaatttcagaaaaaggtTTCAGCACCGAGTATAGAACTCAAAAAGGTTTCGTACCATCACGTTCCAGTTACAGATCGTCAATGGAGACCACAACAGCTGCTTCGGTGACAACCACCTCGGAAGCAACGACGACTACAACAGAAGAACCAAACTATCctgcaagtttcctcaaaagatATCGAGAAAAACAAAAGTTGCGTAGTAGACCAAAAGAAATTGAATTGGATAACTCATGGCTACCATCAAATGCGTCTACGTTTTCTAGTGGAAGCTCCAAACCGGCGATTTATCATCAAACTTTGTCTTCTCCCAGAACAAAATCTCAAAAATGGCCTCCGGATGTTGAGGACACCCTTAATCCAGAGTCTTCTCAAGAGGTGGCCATCGCCGCGGAGTCACCCAACTCGCACCTTCAAGACTACGATCCCCACACCAAAACATTCCATAATTCCTCCACACAAGCACGTAAGAATGTGCGCACCAAAAACTATACGGACACGACGGATATAGCTTCCTCCTCCAATGCCTCCAACACGAACAGCCACAAGGAATACAATAGGCATCGCATTAGCCGTCACCGCGGATCTATTAGGTTTGGTGACAAACTGGAAGTTTAG